In Arcobacter lacus, a single genomic region encodes these proteins:
- a CDS encoding YlxR family protein encodes MANLKKILRTCIFCKGKFEQKELLRLKCKDKKLSSYDNLGRSFYICEACILKFQTINEKDYKKYEKPLCKECKNKDEYVIQLKEILTDVRYSKSL; translated from the coding sequence TTGGCTAATTTAAAAAAAATCTTAAGAACTTGTATTTTCTGTAAAGGGAAGTTTGAGCAAAAAGAGTTATTGAGACTTAAATGTAAAGATAAAAAATTGTCCTCTTATGACAATTTAGGAAGAAGTTTTTATATCTGTGAAGCTTGTATTTTGAAATTTCAAACTATAAATGAAAAAGATTATAAAAAATATGAAAAACCTCTTTGTAAAGAGTGTAAAAATAAAGATGAGTATGTTATACAACTTAAGGAGATTCTAACAGATGTCAGATACAGTAAGAGTTTATGA